The sequence AGTGTTTTACTGGCTTTTGACAGGTCGACAGGTCATTGGGTGCGCTATCACGCACCAGGTGCCTCAGCGAGATTTTCAATCCGTCCAGGGAGAGGGGAGGAACATGGGTGTGTGTtcgaaattattgttattaagtATTTCAACAACTGGACTATTATTAGAGTAAATTGAATGTTTCGACTCTGCCCCCAATTAAGCTCCAATCGATGTAATTATGTCTCATTTgtactttattttattctccttgTATatgttttattataaaatatttttaggctCGTTAGACGATAGGTGAACATTGTTAGGTGATGATGCAGAAACATGAATTTTGtacaaataaaattggaaagacCATTTGTTGTTTTACTCTGAATGTCCCGAATAAAATCTTAAAAATCGACGTCTGGTTTCATGACTCAATAATTCGATTGGTCGACCAATTTACCAGCAGGTCACAAGCTCAAATCGTCCGACTAACCGATAGGAAACCCCCGTTCCCCCACCCAGCACGAGATTACCCCGATACCCGAGTTTATCTCCTCGAGGTTCTCGACAAACATAATGTCTGCAATGCCCGATAAGAACTGATTACCaactaataataaataatcgcACAGACAGCAGAGCTTGCATGCAGCCCTCAGCCCCCTCCCGGGTGATATCCCCAGTTCCCTGAATAATCATCGACAATAAACAATTGCACAAGTTCAGGATTTAATCTCATCAGAATTTTATACAGATACATTAATGTAATTATCAACTAGTTGTCCATTTACAATTCAATTAATCCTCGTTTGTAACCTAgctaatttatttatcgcacGAGAATACTAAGAGAGTGTCTGGCGATCTCTCGTGTTATGGAATTACGCAATTGATcgaaattgttgaataattcttGACAATTTAACGGTGGAATAATCGGCTGATCTAGTCTTCCATATTTCGACTCGTCTGACTCTCgaccaatttttcattaatatctAGGAATCTAACAgagatatcaaaatttttcttacgaCACTTTTTACGGCACAATTCAAGCTCTACAATTGATGTCTGATCGAAAATTGCGTTATCTCCTTCAGATTCGGAGTTATCGTTCGAAAACTCGACTGCGAGATAACTCGACTCATCACTTTACCACTCACTACTGCACTAGACCTGAGGgacattaaataaattactgaGACAGCAGTTCTTAACTTAACAGTCTTATCACAACTCCCCTACGTCATCAGACAAAAAAAACGAACGACCTATCGTCACCGGGAGATTCAAACGGAGAAGACGTCTCGTGTCCCCCGACTGGTAGAAGACTCTTCCTCTAGAGAATCGTTTCATCTCTTTCCGAATtgtttctgataatttttcactacCCGAAAGCTCGTCGGCCTTCATCCACTCTCTTGGAGGAGCTTGTCCTGGCCCGATCTGTTCCGTTTGAGAACCGCGTGGCGCTTCTGATTTCTCTGAAGGAGGAACAACAGCCCTGACGTGGAGAACAGGACGCCGAGGAGGCTTCCCCACTGGAAGAAGGCCTCCACGAGGCCCACGGTGAAGTATGCGTGAGTTAGAAGGCTCAGGATGGTCTCCGGCATCGAGTCGATGCCGATTTCAATCCACAGGATCGGCAGGATTTGCCCGTGCTTTATGTTCTCGAGGAAGGGGACTCCAGTCGCTTTTCGCGCTTCCACGTTTATCTGGATTCTCGAGTGACCGCCAATCAGAAGTCCCAGTCTCTGtagcaatttttattaacaaaattatgacattagaaaattattatcagttAATTTGAATGgtattatcattaattttctccggaatttaattctaaagtgattagaaataatttttctccacaaaTTGCGTCTCAAATCCACCGATACCGCCCCCTTATCACCCCAGGTAAAATAATCGATTGTAATAGGGCCTTTAGACCCACCGTTTATATTGAAACTGAATTGAATCTCACCGGGTGGAGCTCCAGGTGGGACTGGTGGAGGTCAGCGACAGGGTTCAGCCCCTCGATGTTGGCGAACAGACTGGACTCCCCTCCGAGGAAGTGGGGAAAGGAGACCACCATCGGGGTGTCCAGGGCACACGCCGAGATGTTGAAGATTCCCTTCGGGGGGCACGTTCGATCGGATGCATTCACTCTGTACTTCGACTTCCGGGGGCAGAAGCAGTGGCCCTTCTCAGGGGAGAAGTTGAAGCCGTCCAACGGAGGTTTGAAgctagagaaattttttatttaaccagCGAAAGGATTTTTAACACCTGGAGGCGGCACGATCCTCACCTGATCGTTGGGATTCCATATGACGATGCTTCCCCCGCTCTGTCGAGCTTGAAAGTACGACACATGTCAGCTGCGTAAATGTCTAAAGACCTCGACTGGTTTCGGTACATTTCAGGTGGATAGAGAAAACCCGCGGAGCCGTGGACTTTGTCGCAGTCGTCGTCCCCCCACATATTGCGGATCTCCCTGCCGTTCACACGCTCGATCATCCCCATCTTCGATAGATCCCCCTCACCGGTGTGCATTGTCAATACGTCTTTCGATACTCCCTTTttctgaaataatttaaacaaattcaaGTGTCTCTTCACATGCCCGCGACGCCAGtgactaaaaataaataaaaaaacagccgatcccttcaattttcattaactaattattctaaaaatcattaaataccCTCAGGGCACCCCCAGACCTCCCCAAGTCCCTGTCATTTGTCCCTGAAGGGTCCCaaagaattggaaatttttttttttgtagaatttcTCGAGTCTCCTCTGTATCATCCCCTAAATCTCCCCCCACTCTCGTCTACAACCCTCCCACTTACCCCCAGACTGTTTCCCTCACCTCCACACCCCCTGACCTACCATCGCCAGCACTCCGAACTTCTCCATGGGCACCTCCCCGAGGAAGCTGAGGAGGGGTTTCGCGGCGTTGAAGAGCTTATCATCGTACCCCCAGAGGAACCCCCCAACCGGAAGTGGCACAAATATCTTCGGTACGAAGGTGCTGATAGCAACAGTCAGCCCCAGCTGCGTCACAATAGACATGTCCCTGGCGAAGGCCATCGTCGTCAGTAGTGGAATATTCGGTACAACGACGACATCGTCGTCCGGACTACCCCCCTCCCACTGGAAGGATCGTTTCTCCTGGAAGGAGAGGGTACCATTCGGATAGAACACCGTATTCACCCGCGTCAGGGTCTCCCTGTAGATGTAAGGGCCGACCTCCTGGACTTTCAGCTTCACATCCTCTCCCCGCGTGAACTCCTCGACGTTCGTGTAATTAAAAACGCGAATTTTGTAGACCGCTCGGATGGGCGGACGCACCCACCACTCCAGCATGGGGGAGTCCTCGGTGACCACCAGGTTCGATATTATCGCGTCGGGGAAGAAGGTTGTCCAGGTGAAGATTATGAAGATAATTAGGCTGGAGATCGCGATCGATATCAGCGAAGCAATTAGACACTTTTGACTGCGACATGTCCCCTGGGCCAGTGACGCACAGGTCTCCGGGTCTCCATGGACTTGCGTCATCCTTACGCACCACTTTATCGCTCAATAAATCTCGGGAATTTGTTTATAACTgcgcgatatattttttttaatctctgaACTGTTCCTGAAGAGACGATTCGTTTTTTAATCCCGCGaacgatcgattttttttttaattcagggACTGTTCATGCTTCAGTTATAATTATGTGATTAAtctcattatttaattgaagacCGCTCGGTGAtgagttatttaaattatcagTTATGGAACTCCGGAACTAATTGTCCTGTTGAGGACCGAGTGAATCGGCAAATGGCTCTGGCCTGACTGACGGCAGCGACGGGTATCCGTCGTACAAGAATGATCGTCTCCTCTTCGCGaggtttttcattccaattgagTGATAACCTTCGCCTGGGAACTGACCCTTGAGAGCGCACCTCGGTGATAATCACTGGCGAGATGTGCTTAGGACGGGGCTTCTTTAAACGCCCCGGCAGTCAAAACAGTCTTAACGGGTAAGTAATTGACAGTaggggaaggggaaggggaAGATTAGGGTGTCTGAGAATGCCCCGAACAATGcgaagatatttatttatttaatttctccaCATTCCTCGAAAAAATCctcgtcaataatttttcctcccaATATCAGctcctcaattattttttttattaattaaacacTCGGTAATTTCGCGATGCAACAAATCATGCACCAATTACCAAGACgtaatcagtaaaaattgaacGAAATCTATTtaccagtaaaaaaaattgggtgataatttttttagtgtctATGACTGATTACGAGCCCTCAGACATTACGTTACACTTACGATTCGCGACAGAGGGGAAGTGACACGGGGACAGTTTATCTCCagtcacaataatttttttcaacttcttttaatgacagttttgtAACAATAAAAGTAAATCGCAGCAGACTATCCCGGTATATTGCACTTATCCGGAGAGATAGACATACCACCACCCAATTTATCCAGTTAACGGTGattgaaggaaaataaatcGTCTGATGCACGACGTAGGCCAATCGCATGTCGCAATTGTTATTCCGAATATCTAATTGATCAGACAAGTAATAATTCAATAGGCAGATTAAGCTGAACTATTTATTGATCGATTAATGATGGAtattattcgataaaaaattgtaaagcaATGTCATTTCTTGTGAGACGATTATGTAGAATAATTTcgcttgaaaattaaaatacaatttttcgttcaaaattttgaggaaaaaaaaatcatttgaaaagaaatttttttggcaatttaatttttcgcggcAGCCGAAAGGACAATATTCAGGGGCCAAGTGACCTCTGTCTGTCACAGGCGAAACCTCCACGCCTCGTAGAATTTTAAATGTTCCCCATCTATACTGTGTAATCACAGAACGACGATACAGTGTAAATGCCTCCAATGTCTCTCGCCCAACCATTGGCCAGCTTCACCCCAACTGACCAATGAGAATAATTGAGGTTAACCAGACTTACGATTGCATATCTGTGTGGAGCGCGTTGACCAGTAAATAAACGAACGAAACATTCTGAAAAGTCAAATGTGCCAATGTTAAGTTAAGAATTAAAATAACTCGTGCTCcacgattaaaaatataatattaaataataaaatcgtgGTAGTGGCGTTCctgaatgtgaaaaattcttgtGTGCTTAACCTGTGGCAGAATAGTCGTCTCGACAGGGATGTCCTTCTTTATGCGTTTCGCAGTAAGTCAGTAATTCCCCCTTTCTTTTCTCGAGAATCGAACTCGTCACAGCGTGTCTCCACCAATTTCAGTTACTTGTGAACAACGAAGTTAATAAAAACTGCCTAAATCatgtgataaataattatcagtcGTTAAAATTCACTAAACCATAACTAAATGTTcttctaataaataaatgggtaTCAATACCCAAGCGTTTAACacacaaaattaattctctaCTCTGGAATCGAGTAGATTGTTCTCGAAATTGGTTCACAAGGAGCAGCAAAATCTTCCCAGTTTTGGGGACTGTCattttctcaaaataaatGACTTCACAAAAAAACGATGGATAATCCTGACTCCAAAAAGCGCAAACGATCAGCTCCCTCCACTCCCACCCTAAAGTTAACTGAATGTGTCCGGGAGTTCATGCTGCCCCAGGCCTACCCCAGCATGGCAAACGAAGTGAAAAAGCCTTCAATGAACGTGACCCTGGAGAGATCCTGTGGTGCCCCGTCCACCATAAACCTGAAGATAAAATCCGGAAAAATTGATCCAACCAACAAACTTCAAAAGCTGAAGCTGAAATCTCCAGATGGTAGGGACTTGGGTGAATTCGACGTGCAGGTACTCCCTCAATTGAAGAGTGAAAATGCCCTCTCGATGCTGAAGAGCATCAGTCCAGAAACCCCCCAGCTCCCCCTGAAGGCCTCAGGGATCCACCCAACTGCCCTGTCCTCCGTCAAGTACCTCTCGAAACCGGTACAGGAGGTGAGAGCCAGTGATCAGTCAGCATCCCACGGTGTCCTGATTCCCATATCTCCAGTGATAGTCAACGGAAAGAACTACACACTGCAGACCGGGGCTGGCCAGCAGATCAAAGTGGCAACCGATGGGCCTGTTGACCCGACGACTCCTGGGTCCCTGGACTTCAAGAAGATCCAGAGGATTGGGAGTGTCAACAGCAAGAACCCGAGGACACTGTCATCTGGCATGAAGATCAAGCTGGTGGGTGGTCTGGTTTCGGAGAAGCTGAACGGAGGGAAGCGAAGCAGTGAGGACTTGATAACGAGTAAAAGAAAGTCGTTGGAGGCACCTGTCGCTCGGCTGGACTCCAGCAAAATCATCAAGTTGGATGCCTTGGAGCCAGTGAGCGGAGAGAATGACATGTACTACATTGTGCCTGATGAGGAGACCTTGGGGGCCCTTCCCGGGGTGAAATTGCCCGGCCAGGAGCCTGTGGAAACTCCCAATGGGACCGTCAGGCTGGTGAGAAGTTCCCTGGGACGTGTTAATCTCCTCAGGAGAGAGAAGAAAGAACCGAGTACCTCCACTGGATCCACAAGATCCGAGTGCGACAGCACGAATATTGTTCAGCAGGACCACGACTCCCCGGTTAATAGAAGCGAAGGGGAATCTAATGACGTCGATGGGAATGATTTGAGTGTCCTGGGAGAGGCCCTGAGATCCCTACCTGATGTTGAACTGAGGAACAAGGCCCTGGAAGCCCTCAGGAGCGTGGGCATCGGTGTCGAGAGACTCATTCCCAAGAAAGCTGTTGAGCAGATTTCTGTGAAGGATTCTGAGACGCAGACTGAGGTGTTCTCCCTTCTGGATAAGGAAAGGAACGGTTTCGTCAGGGCTTGCGAGGACGTTGAGGGACTGGAGAGGATTTCTCTGACGGAGAGACAATCGGACATGAAGGAGGACAGGTGGAAGATGACCAGTGAGAACGGGAGGCTGGCGTTCGATGGATATGAACTAGATTTCATGCTCAATAAGCTTGATCGTGAGGatgagagagtgatgaaggTGAGGAATATCATGAAATACGATCCTGGGACCAAGAAATTGTACAGCCAACTGCAGAGGGACTTTGAAAATGTCAAGAAGTATGATGAGAATGGACTACTCGCGATTCATAGGGCTGTTCTAGATAACGACGTGCGTTCGCTCAAGAAACAGTTGCTATTTTTGAAGGCTTGCAAGATCAGTGTGGATATACCTACGCAGGAGGGACAGGTGGGTTGATTTTGATGAATGAAGAACGTAATTAAAATGTTGTTTACTTCGAGACAAGAAatagtgaaaataataatttattttttccaccagTCGAGTCTGGAATTGGCGATAAAATTCTCCAGGTTACAATACATAATTCACCTGCTACTCGACGCTGGGGCGAATCCAACGTCATCAGCAAGAGCACATGATTCAGCTTTGACAATGGCCAGCAGAGAGGGACTgtcctgtctccctctgctcaTCAAACATGCACCAACACCTAGGACTCTTGACTACCTCGACTCAAGtggtaaatattaattatcataagAAACACAAATCCCTTGTTATCTGGGCTCTTATCACCAACTATTCTATTTTAGAACCCAATTAAATCcccatgaaatttaattacataATCTCTAATAAATCATCTGTAATTACTCGTTTTCGCTTTCGAGGATTCGCTGCAATCCATCACTGCTGCCAGACTGGAAACTACGATGGTGTGATAGCTCTGATAGCAGCTGACGCAGATGTCAACATTCGCGATGGGAAATCAGGAAGAACTGCACTATTTCACGCCCTCGAAAACGATAAACTAGAAATAGCCAGGGAGTTGCTCATCAGTGGAGCTAAACCTAATCTCCCCAACTTTTCGGGGCACATGTGTCACCATCTGATTGACGACACCAAACACGTCTCCTTGAAAGACTTCTTGACTAAATCAATGAAGTAGGAGGAGACTGCTGGGAAATTGTAGGTGACGAGtgcgtttttcaattttttttgcagaaatttatattaattgcAAGTCGGTGATTACCATTGgacattttaataatttttttggtggaCGTATATTATTTCGCCAATTACCTAGTGTACTCATCCAATCCAATTCAGTAATTAATGATGGGTTCTCTCATGATTCGGTTCAGTTCCACTTCaattgagaatttattttgtacTCATCAGTACTCTTGTaagaattatatttattgaagCATCAACTGGTACGAGACTTGTAATCCATTACATCACGTTAATTTGAAGTGCAGTAACGTGACCTAACTCAGATGGAAGTGCGTAAGGACAAGTTATACGTAATGAAGGATTTTCATAATGTAGAATTAAGATGCATCCGTtggtataataataaaaactgTTATCAAACTTTAATAGATGTGTGTGTTAATGAATTCACCAGCCCCTGGCAGCATGACTCATCTTATTTATTTACGTTAGGGCCTGGCTGTGAACTGCGTCCTTGACGTTTATCTCCCAGTGGATTAAATTCAAGTCTAATGACTGATTTAATCAACTGATCCATTTGCTCCtcaaatcatttaaaaaatcccctcctttttattattgagagaattaaaataattcgaaTTTCCCCCGTTCATTTGTCGAACGTTAAAGCTGACCCACATGTCCTACTTTCCACGACAGTGCGACCTCGTAAAAATGCTTGAGGTTATGACGCGATTTCCACTTGTTTGACGATAGTAAATAAAATCGAGTGAATTACTAAAAACCGATAAAATTATCACCCGGAGAAGTTCTCAGTGTTCAGTGCGAGGATTAAGTGCCGGTGATGGATCACCCTGGCCACGTGAAGAGCCAGCAGAAGAGGTAGAAGAGCCAATTATATCACGATTCTAACCTAAGGACCATGACCTCCTATTCCCCTCCACTGCTTTGATAACAAATTGCAATCAAGTTGACGAAAATAATAGCAAAGTACCTTCTGTGATACCGGTGAATGTAACAACTATCTCTATTTATCTTTACGATTTTCCTCGGCATCTCTGAGGGTGTTTTGTTGGTTATGTTGTGAGCGAATGGTGACTTTTCGGTTGTAGTTATGATGCGGACGACGATTTTGCTATGATGAAGAGGATTAAAATGGAACCGGAGACAATGTTGACGCAGGAGGATGACATCATGGCTCAGCTGCACCAGGAGAGCTCCGATCTCGAGGTAGAGCCGAGCTTTGCGTTGGAGAGCAACAATGGCGAGGACAACACTGAGGGGGTGCTTATGCAGCATATGGATATCAGGGAGCCTCTGTCGACTCTGAGGAATTTACTCGAGCAGAGACTCGGGGTAGAGCTGACTGACTACTCTTTCTGGCTTCAAGATGCACAAATggtaaatttttccaagttacctcggatttttaaaatcaaataatccCATAAATCATGAAGAAGTGATGACTATTTTTCAAAGCTAATTGTCCaccaataatttattcattaatagtGCATTAAATgggattcattttattttatatgacGACTGAccagaaaattttctctccagtTGGAGAGCCATAAAAACTTAGTAGACCAATGCGTCCAAGGCGAAGGTCTAGTCCAGGTTAACGTCCAGATAAGGGCCCCCCAGAGGAGGATAAATATAGTGGACGTGTTGAAACCAGCGGAGGACTACGTTGAGATACCAGAGGGTAATTAAAGTTTCGACGATTAAATTCtcgttttcgatttttctacacGTTTTATCATGTTTTTATAGCACCCCCAGCAGCTCCCCAGCCAGATAATAAACAGAATATCATCAGGTGGTCGGTGGATGCTCAATACAAACAGGAACAGGTAAAAATGACAAGCAATTAAAGTTCaagtttaaaaattgttttattgatAAGTGGCATTAATGGATAATGCGGTGATTGGTGCAGGAGCGTTTGAAAATCCCAGCGGACCCTAGGAGCTGGACCCAGACGCATGTGAAGCACTGGCTCCAGTGGGCAGTCAGGCAGTTCAACCTGGTTTCCCTCCGGTTGGCCGATTGGAACATAACTGGGGCGCAATTGTGCGACCTCACGCTGGAAGAGTTCCAGGCTAAGGTCCCTCTCGACCCTGGTGAGGTCTTTTGGACACACCTGGAGCTGTTGAGACAATGTAAAATTGTTGGTGAGTAGCTCAAgtcattattgaataatttgtctGAGTGAGTGCCCTCTTGGCGGCAGAAAGTTCTACAGTTAAAATTTAATGCTTCATCATTTTTGGAATGACAATTCCAGACATgaatgtcattaaaaaatttataggccataaataaatgaagttTAATTTCACTAAAATAATTACTGACTTAATATGGAAGCTGTCGTACAAAAGGAGACAAAATTGGAAGAGTTGTCAGAggaaaaatccattaaaatgCGCACCAATGCAAAACCGTCAAAAGCTCGTGTGATGAGTCAGCACACACGTCTCGTGGGTGTACCAATGCAGGAATCATCTCATACACCACTAATAACATCAAGTCGCACAGTGAACAGCGGACAAATTCAGCTGTGGCAATTTTTACTCGAATTACTGACAGATCGTGAGCACAGAGATGCCATAAGATGGGTGGGGAGTGATGGAGAATTTAAGCTGAATCAGCCGGAAGCGGTGGCACAACTGTGGGGAGCACGTAAGAACAAACCCTCAATGAATTACGAAAAATTGAGTCGTGCACTGAGGTATTATTACGATGGGGATATGATATCGAAAGTTCATGGCAAGAGATTCGTTTACAAATTTGTTTGTGATTTGAAGCAACTCCTGGGGTACTCGGCTGCTGAGCTCAGCAGGTTGGTTGAAGAGGGCAAGAGATATTTTTGATTAATCTACATTGATAGATTATTAGGGAAGGGATTTTAGAGGAATATttcaacatattttttcattcaaaagtcCTCCAttggggagaaaaattatgtagCATGTTTTTCGCATTATTtttggttaattaattaatttcttttcattcgGGGAATTTTGATTGCCTCCAccataaataatttcagaagaacaaaaggaaatattgtttttgttgaacgttttaagaattatggcgaatatttgtgtttttttttattcttcgtcGCTGAGACGGGGAAAATGTGAAAAGATATTTTTacttaaacatttatttttaaaattacgaatgaaataaattctaatttttgattggatattttaattatataaatGAGAGCATCACGAACTCAGTTACCTGCTCAACAATTCGAAGGTGTGCAGCACCCATTGCATTTCTATGTTTTTATAGCATTGTAATACATCTGCGACTTGAAAGTGTTTACAAGTT comes from Diachasmimorpha longicaudata isolate KC_UGA_2023 chromosome 12, iyDiaLong2, whole genome shotgun sequence and encodes:
- the LOC135168170 gene encoding scavenger receptor class B member 1-like — translated: MTQVHGDPETCASLAQGTCRSQKCLIASLISIAISSLIIFIIFTWTTFFPDAIISNLVVTEDSPMLEWWVRPPIRAVYKIRVFNYTNVEEFTRGEDVKLKVQEVGPYIYRETLTRVNTVFYPNGTLSFQEKRSFQWEGGSPDDDVVVVPNIPLLTTMAFARDMSIVTQLGLTVAISTFVPKIFVPLPVGGFLWGYDDKLFNAAKPLLSFLGEVPMEKFGVLAMKKGVSKDVLTMHTGEGDLSKMGMIERVNGREIRNMWGDDDCDKVHGSAGFLYPPEMYRNQSRSLDIYAADMCRTFKLDRAGEASSYGIPTISFKPPLDGFNFSPEKGHCFCPRKSKYRVNASDRTCPPKGIFNISACALDTPMVVSFPHFLGGESSLFANIEGLNPVADLHQSHLELHPRLGLLIGGHSRIQINVEARKATGVPFLENIKHGQILPILWIEIGIDSMPETILSLLTHAYFTVGLVEAFFQWGSLLGVLFSTSGLLFLLQRNQKRHAVLKRNRSGQDKLLQESG
- the LOC135168168 gene encoding uncharacterized protein LOC135168168, yielding MDNPDSKKRKRSAPSTPTLKLTECVREFMLPQAYPSMANEVKKPSMNVTLERSCGAPSTINLKIKSGKIDPTNKLQKLKLKSPDGRDLGEFDVQVLPQLKSENALSMLKSISPETPQLPLKASGIHPTALSSVKYLSKPVQEVRASDQSASHGVLIPISPVIVNGKNYTLQTGAGQQIKVATDGPVDPTTPGSLDFKKIQRIGSVNSKNPRTLSSGMKIKLVGGLVSEKLNGGKRSSEDLITSKRKSLEAPVARLDSSKIIKLDALEPVSGENDMYYIVPDEETLGALPGVKLPGQEPVETPNGTVRLVRSSLGRVNLLRREKKEPSTSTGSTRSECDSTNIVQQDHDSPVNRSEGESNDVDGNDLSVLGEALRSLPDVELRNKALEALRSVGIGVERLIPKKAVEQISVKDSETQTEVFSLLDKERNGFVRACEDVEGLERISLTERQSDMKEDRWKMTSENGRLAFDGYELDFMLNKLDREDERVMKVRNIMKYDPGTKKLYSQLQRDFENVKKYDENGLLAIHRAVLDNDVRSLKKQLLFLKACKISVDIPTQEGQSSLELAIKFSRLQYIIHLLLDAGANPTSSARAHDSALTMASREGLSCLPLLIKHAPTPRTLDYLDSSGFAAIHHCCQTGNYDGVIALIAADADVNIRDGKSGRTALFHALENDKLEIARELLISGAKPNLPNFSGHMCHHLIDDTKHVSLKDFLTKSMK
- the LOC135168171 gene encoding DNA-binding protein Ets97D isoform X1, with the translated sequence MDHPGHVKSQQKSYDADDDFAMMKRIKMEPETMLTQEDDIMAQLHQESSDLEVEPSFALESNNGEDNTEGVLMQHMDIREPLSTLRNLLEQRLGVELTDYSFWLQDAQMLESHKNLVDQCVQGEGLVQVNVQIRAPQRRINIVDVLKPAEDYVEIPEAPPAAPQPDNKQNIIRWSVDAQYKQEQERLKIPADPRSWTQTHVKHWLQWAVRQFNLVSLRLADWNITGAQLCDLTLEEFQAKVPLDPGEVFWTHLELLRQCKIVAVVQKETKLEELSEEKSIKMRTNAKPSKARVMSQHTRLVGVPMQESSHTPLITSSRTVNSGQIQLWQFLLELLTDREHRDAIRWVGSDGEFKLNQPEAVAQLWGARKNKPSMNYEKLSRALRYYYDGDMISKVHGKRFVYKFVCDLKQLLGYSAAELSRLVEEGKRYF
- the LOC135168171 gene encoding DNA-binding protein Ets97D isoform X2 is translated as MMKRIKMEPETMLTQEDDIMAQLHQESSDLEVEPSFALESNNGEDNTEGVLMQHMDIREPLSTLRNLLEQRLGVELTDYSFWLQDAQMLESHKNLVDQCVQGEGLVQVNVQIRAPQRRINIVDVLKPAEDYVEIPEAPPAAPQPDNKQNIIRWSVDAQYKQEQERLKIPADPRSWTQTHVKHWLQWAVRQFNLVSLRLADWNITGAQLCDLTLEEFQAKVPLDPGEVFWTHLELLRQCKIVAVVQKETKLEELSEEKSIKMRTNAKPSKARVMSQHTRLVGVPMQESSHTPLITSSRTVNSGQIQLWQFLLELLTDREHRDAIRWVGSDGEFKLNQPEAVAQLWGARKNKPSMNYEKLSRALRYYYDGDMISKVHGKRFVYKFVCDLKQLLGYSAAELSRLVEEGKRYF